From the Limanda limanda chromosome 2, fLimLim1.1, whole genome shotgun sequence genome, one window contains:
- the sfrp2 gene encoding secreted frizzled-related protein 2, producing the protein MRALVSAATFLWVIAIPCTEAIHGMYNFGQHELFYKKNHCKQIPANLLLCHDIEYTEMRLPNLLGHETMNEVLQQASSWIPLVQKQCHPDTRKFLCSLFAPVCLDELDEPIQPCRSLCEAVKQGCAPVMSAFGFPWPKMLDCDRFPLDNDLCIPPAGIDNFVPATKEVPRVCDACKETDENDNEIVDNLCKNDFALKIKVKEISYINGDTKIVPETKSKTIYKLNGVTEHDLRKTVLWLRDGLQCICEEMNDINAAYLVMGQKRDGHLVITSLKRWQKGQREFKRISRSIRKLQC; encoded by the exons ATGAGAGCCTTGGTTTCTGCAGCCACGTTCCTCTGGGTGATCGCGATTCCCTGCACGGAAGCCATCCACGGAATGTATAACTTTGGCCAGCACGAGTTATTCTACAAAAAGAACCACTGCAAGCAAATCCCGGCCAACCTCCTGCTGTGCCACGACATCGAGTACACGGAGATGCGCCTCCCGAACCTGCTCGGACACGAAACCATGAACGAGGTTCTGCAGCAAGCCTCGTCCTGGATCCCGCTGGTGCAGAAGCAATGCCACCCGGACACAAGGAAGTTCCTGTGCTCCCTGTTCGCTCCCGTGTGCCTGGACGAGCTGGACGAGCCCATCCAGCCGTGCAGGTCCCTGTGCGAGGCCGTGAAGCAGGGCTGCGCGCCGGTGATGTCCGCGTTCGGGTTCCCCTGGCCCAAGATGCTGGACTGCGACCGCTTCCCGCTGGACAACGACCTGTGCATCCCCCCGGCAGGCATCGACAACTTTGTGCCAGCCACCAAGGAGG TGCCCAGAGTCTGCGATGCTTGCAAGGAAACGGACGAAAATGACAACGAAATTGTTGACAACCTGTGTAAGAATGACTTTG CTCTGAAGATCAAAGTGAAAGAGATCTCCTACATCAACGGCGACACCAAGATAGTGCCGGAGACCAAGAGCAAGACCATCTACAAGCTGAACGGCGTGACGGAGCACGACCTGAGGAAGACGGTGCTGTGGCTGAGGGACGGCCTGCAGTGCATCTGCGAGGAGATGAACGACATCAATGCCGCCTACCTGGTCATGGGCCAGAAGAGGGACGGCCATCTGGTCATCACCTCGCTCAAGCGCTGGCAGAAGGGACAGCGCGAGTTCAAGAGGATTTC